Proteins from a single region of Xiphophorus maculatus strain JP 163 A chromosome 22, X_maculatus-5.0-male, whole genome shotgun sequence:
- the arhgap19 gene encoding rho GTPase-activating protein 19 has protein sequence MATKNNSQNTVKLDRRETNCSVFLCHEKPDANQPVIFNPDFFVERFRHEHPQIFADLVLSNITRLIDLPGDEFAQLTGELVPKVPTSTGFLRSFNFRKRKEKGVIFGAPLTEEGIAQICQLIEYLSKNLHVEGLFRVPGHSLRQAALREMLNNGTEIDLETGDFHPNDAATLLKVFLGELPEPLLMHRHYHAHLKIGELTCFDEKGNKTNVPDKARQIEAFQLLFMLLPPTNRSLLKLLLDLLYHTARSQNMNKMSAINLATMFAPHIIWPKNVTASDLQGNIEKLNNGVAFLIRHSQKMFKAPVYIKEYARLFYTGSKTLQSNDDLNLSSGNKTGSIAAIAAPSPSPSMRSIAGETSSTSNIKPSENQSYTESCLRELYKQVNSMPESAKKKKLIRRFEKQPDSNSSAETRTPFIRRHWRSRSVGGIIKQRKALGGQASTERENGTLQSFPPRS, from the exons ATGGCGACTAAAAATAATTCTCAAAACACTGTGAAGCTTGATAGAAG GGAGACAAATTGCAGCGTGTTCCTCTGTCACGAAAAACCAGACGCGAACCAGCCTGTGATCTTTAACCCGGACTTCTTTGTGGAGAGGTTCAGGCATGAGCATCCGCAGATTTTCGCGGATTTGGTGCTTAGTAATATTACTCGGCTCATAGATCTGCCAGGGGACGAGTTCGCCCAGCTGACTGGAGAGTTGGTGCCGAAGGTGCCGACGTCCACCGGGTTTCTGCGCTCCTTCAACTTCCGCAAACGGAAAG AAAAAGGAGTGATATTTGGAGCGCCCTTAACTGAAGAAGGAATAGCTCAGATCTGTCAGCTCATTGAATACCTGAGTAAAA ACCTTCATGTGGAGGGTTTGTTTCGGGTGCCAGGCCACAGCCTGAGGCAGGCGGCCCTAAGGGAAATGCTGAACAACGGCACTGAGATAGATCTGGAGACAGGTGACTTCCATCCCAATGATGCCGCCACTTTGCTCAAGGTGTTCCTGGGAGAGCTGCCAGAGCCTCTGCTAATGCATAGACATTACCATGCTCACCTGAAGATTGGAG AGTTGACTTGCTTTGATGAAAAGGGAAATAAGACTAATGTCCCCGATAAGGCCCGTCAGATTGAGgcgtttcagctgctttttatgTTGCTCCCACCGACCAACCGGAGCTTgttgaagctgctgctggacttATTGTACCACACGGCCCGCAGCCAGAACATGAACAAGATGTCTGCTATTAATTTAGCGACAATGTTTGCTCCACATATCATCTGGCCCAAAAAT GTGACAGCAAGTGATCTCCAGGGAAACATAGAGAAACTGAATAATGGGGTAGCGTTTCTCATTCGACACTCGCAAAAGATGTTCAAG GCACCTGTCTATATCAAAGAATATGCTCGATTATTCTACACTGGATCTAAAACGCTTCAGTCAAAT GATGACCTGAATCTTTCTTCAGGAAACAAAACTGGCTCTATTGCTGCGATTGCAGCTCCATCACCTTCTCCCTCTATGAGGTCAATCGCAGGTGAGACCAGCAGCACCAGCAACATCAAGCCTTCTGAGAATCAGAGCTATACTGAGTCATGTCTCAGAGAACTCTACAAGCAAGTCAACAGCATGCCAGAGTCTgccaagaagaaaaaactcaTCAGACGG TTTGAAAAGCAGCCTGACTCGAATTCCTCTGCAGAGACACGAACTCCGTTCATCAGGAGACACTGGCGTTCTCGTTCTGTAGGTGGAATTATCAAG CAGAGGAAGGCACTGGGAGGCCAGGCTTctacagagagagaaaacgGCACACTGCAGAGCTTTCCTCCCAGATCCTGA